A genomic stretch from Bacillus sp. N1-1 includes:
- a CDS encoding DUF2564 family protein: MSEPYSDLQQIEMSIKSAQHLVGQATKSMNGNQLKAAQDAINQAKEQFQQALSHKSGTNEQFYEFSSELIEKCETQLREANE; this comes from the coding sequence ATGTCAGAACCATATTCTGATTTACAACAAATTGAAATGTCCATTAAATCAGCACAGCATCTGGTTGGCCAGGCCACAAAAAGTATGAATGGGAATCAATTGAAAGCTGCTCAAGACGCCATTAACCAGGCCAAAGAGCAGTTTCAACAGGCACTTTCACATAAGTCCGGTACTAATGAACAATTTTATGAATTCTCAAGTGAATTAATTGAAAAATGCGAAACCCAATTAAGAGAAGCGAACGAATAA
- the cspD gene encoding cold-shock protein CspD, whose product MQNGKVKWFNAEKGFGFIEIEGADDVFVHFSAINDEGFKTLEEGQEVSFEIVEGNRGPQAANVNKL is encoded by the coding sequence ATGCAAAACGGTAAAGTAAAATGGTTTAATGCAGAAAAAGGATTCGGTTTCATCGAAATCGAAGGAGCTGACGATGTATTCGTACACTTCTCAGCAATCAATGACGAAGGTTTCAAAACACTAGAAGAAGGCCAAGAAGTTTCTTTCGAAATCGTTGAAGGAAACCGCGGACCTCAAGCTGCTAACGTAAACAAACTTTAA